The nucleotide window GGTTTGCGGTGGATGGAACGTCGAGGCATTACCGAAGATGCGGCGTGTGCGATGGATGCAGGGATTGACTGAAAAGAGCGGCGTCTCGGTATCCTTGGCTTTTCAGAAAGTTCAGCGGGCTTTCTAGCCACctggccggcatcgaccAAAAGCAGAGGCGCTtgctcggcttcggcgtggCCGGGGACCACGCCGAGGAAATTGCTGCTGACACTAAAGATAGTGTTGAGCGTGTCCTTGCTGGCTTGAGTGCGGAGAGTAAGTCGTTTGCTGGTTGTCGGAAACCGCTCAGAATGCTCATCGAGTCTCGCCTGCACATCCCCAGGTACAGACGGAACCGGTTTGTCAGAAGGATGTGTTGCGTGGACAGCAGGCGGCCCTCGCATGCCGTACCCGCTCATAAGTCTTTGAAACTTGCCGGCGCGTTGGGAGCCGGTGCCGATACTCAGGGCCGAGGCCGATTTGTCGCAGCTAGCGCCACCCGACCTGACAGACTCCGAAGATGTAGGCCCATCCTCGACCGGGTTGGCACTGTCGATCGCGGTCGGGACCTTCCGGTCTTTACGGAAAGAATGACCGGCGGCGTTTAGGTTGAAGAAGAACTTAGGCGACGTAACGGTCATTTTGGTGCTTTTCGGGGAAGCAAGAAACTCATCTTTGGGTGGCAGAGGCGGCAGAGTCGAGGACGCAGGTAGAGAAGGATCGGCAGCGAGGTCGTCAGCCTGATTAATAGGGTCGATGTTTGGACTTCCGTTGCTGACGGCCGCTATCGGGGATACAATGGAGTCCGGCTGCTCATCCTCCGAATCCTCCAATGCAGCACATCGACGTTGATCGTTGCCTGCAGCAGGCTGCTTGCCATGGAATGACCTAAGTGAGATATTCGAGCTGTAGCCGGAATCAGCCTTGGAGAGCGACTTCGGCTGCTCAGCAGTTGGGCTAGCAACAACCCCGCTATCAGTGCGGGAAATTGCCAGGGAGTTCTTATGAGACTGCTCCGCGCGCAGTCGCTCGAGACTGGGTTTGGCATTTGGGTCATTTCTGACGGTCAAAACCTCGGCCGAATATTCCAATTGCACGTCGTCTGCGGAAAGATCATCTTCCAGAGCCGTGTGCTTGGATGTGGTTTGTGACTCTGGACCCAGCGGCCTAAATTGAGTCAGCACAAGCCGCCCCACGACGCCTTACAAGAGAGGGCGCCTTCTGCACGAGTTTGCAAGGGAGACCACTAACGAGTTGGGACGTAGCCTCCGCGATTCTACCGTGAGAATAGACGTGTTGATGGGACTGAGAGCAGTGCTGGTATGCATTGTCGACGCCGTGGTTTCGACGTTTTTACTGTCAGACTCCGACTTGCCCAAGTCGGTACCCTGAACCAAGTAGTGCTCTTCGTTCCCATTTCGAGACTCCGTCACTTCGGCCTTGGATTGCGGTTCGAAAACGGGACTGGGTAGGGGACTGGCGGCTCCATTCGTGATCCGTAATGAACCGAACTTCATGAAGCCAAGCGGCCGGTAATCCATGTCCGACGGAGTCAATGCTCTTTCGACTGGCTCCGTCGCTGGCGGGGGCAAATAATCGTCGTCGGGGGCAACCTCGGTCAAAGGTTGGATGCAATGAGCACTCGACTCGATGGAGTTTAGTCGCGAACGCCCGCCCGCTGGCGTAGTCGGTCCACTGTAACGCAAGCTCGACCTCCTTGAAGCTGGAGATTCCGTCGGCAAGCGTGTTGCAAGACCCGGCGTCTGAATCACTGACCGGCGACGCACCGGCGCGTACAGCGATACCTCGGAATTGGCCCGAGGGAGCTGGGCAACTGCTGGTTGGTGCGGATGAGAACTCTTCCAAGTGTTGGGCGACACCTCGAACGTGTTGTCGGACACGATAGAGCTTTCTTCACAGGCTGCGAGGTCCTCGGTCAGGTTCAACAACCTCCTCGATTCGTACGACATCAGGTTGTAGTTGATGGACTGTCGGTTCCCGGGAACATGCCAACTACATCGCCACGCAAGTCAGCTAGTGCGCTCTGCAGTGTTGTCTCGATAGTGCATCGTACCTTTCCACCTGCACTTGCCTCGAAGTGTTCATCTCTCGCTGGGTTTCCCAAGTCATGGAGTTGGCCCTCGACATTCTGTCTGGGACAGGTGGACCCAACATCAGAGTGTCTCTGCGCCTATCTTTCCTAGGACCGTGAGAGCTCTTGGACCGAAACAAACTCGCCCTCCGCTTCCAATTCTTTGTTGGTCTGGCTTCTGGCTCCGCTAGAGGAGGGTCATCCAGAGCTGGGACAAGTGTGCTCAGTTGCGATGCGCTGGACGCCCGGACCGGCGAGGGCGCACACGACAGCACCTGAGGCGCAAACTGTGAGTTCGATCTAGAGGGCGGGAGACTGTAAGATGCAGTGCGGCTGTGGGAGCTCAAGAGGCGCGGCGCCTGTGTCGAGGGGGTCGGAGAGGCATGGTTGCCAACTCTCGGTTTGGACAGCTTGTGAGGCGATCTCTTGCCGTTGCTTTCGCCATAATCCCGTTGGTTTTGCAGTGACTCGGTCGAATGTGTGTTGCCCATTGTGAAACGGGGACTTGGAGTTGATACCGCCCTACTACCTCGCCCAGATTGTTGCGAAAAGCGCAATATGCGGAACGCAAAGCGATTCGGGCGACTTGGAATATGGTTGCGGGTGGCAGTGTTTCAGAAAACGGCCAGCCTAGAAAGGAATTTTGTTACGACAAGATTGAAGCTGCCATGCCGTGCGAATCGTTCCGAACCTGTCGTCGTTCTTCTTGGGCTGATTGATTATATGATTACGGTCTTGGGGCACCTCGGTGCGGTGAAGGATCGTTGGAATGGCCCAATACGAGTGTACCGTTTCTGACCTTTGCCtcgaggaggggagggaaaaaaaaccccAAAACAAAATGGTAGAGGCGGAATAGAGACGAACGCGGGTAAGTGATGAtaagagggaaagggggtggtggtgacggcgtTGGAAGGATCTAATAGATCACCTACGGAGACCAGCACGAACAGAGAAGAGCGACGGCaagtggaggaggggataGACGCAATTAAAAGCAGAGGTGGCATAAAGATTGTCTGAGCATTTACGCACCGGACCAGACCGAGCGAGCGCTCTATCGATTTGGTCAACTCCACCTAAGGGAATGCCTGGTCTCCAAAGAGTCAGTTACCGGGATCAGTGGCAAGTTGTGCAAGAACATTACACAAAGGGCGGCAGGCATTGGAAGCGGGAACGGGTGTCTGTCTGGGAGCATTGGACGGATGGGAGGTGCAGGAATGGGCCTCAGATGGCATCTGAGAGATGGACACCGACAGGAAACCAGGAGGTGGAACTGACGGTGACGACGTACATGGTTTGAGACGCGCGAGGTGGGCTGCGGTATGGCGGAAAAGGGACAAAGTACCGCCTACGGCAGCGAATGGGCAGGGCTGTTCCAAGTTCCAAGACAGGCGTCGCTGTTGGCCCATGCAGGGCTGCAGTGGTATGCGTCTTGGCCGGCGGAACGTCGACGAGAGGCAGGGAGCCTGAGCGAAGcgtgctggtgctggtgggTTAAGACTTCTTGGTGTGCAAACGGGGGTGTCGAGTGCCAAGTGGTGTCGGACGGCTATCTCCAAGGGTGTAGCGGCATCAAGTTGCATCGAGTCCCCAGCAAAGGCGAAGGCGAGACACGCAGAGGGCcgacaagacgagacgagacggctGAGGTAAGGCAAGGAAGGTCAAGGTcaaaggggaggaggaagaaggggaggaggaggaggaggaggaggaggaggaggggaagacgATGTACCGTGTACGAGTGGTGTACATCGTACTGAAGACCGACAGAGCAAAGTCCTCGTTGTCTGATGGGTGGGTAACAATAGTGGATGGACGTCTGGACGGGATGCAGGTTGGATATGGTATTTCGTCTGATTGATGCCATTCTGCGGTCTGGCCGGGTCAGCGTCTGGGTATCGGAACCAACCTTGGCAGAGATTAGTAGTACCTAGTGCAGACCTGCTGGCGGCCCCCCGGCTCTAGGAAAGAAAAGTCCCCGCAAGCCTCCCGCAGTAGCATTGTCCACGAGTCCTGGTTTTTGTGCaaccagcagcaggacgACGGTAGACCTGTTCTCTGCATCTGGAATCAGCCACGGCTGTCCGTCCAGTCCGGAATCCGGTCCATGAAGCAGGTGTCTTTGTCCACTGAGAAGCTTCAGCGGGCTTTGGCCTGCGCATATGCACTTCCAGTTGGTCGGGCGCATATTTTGCCCCTCTCTGCACTCCTCCGGACAACTGCTGGGTCTGGAATGGATCTGGCACAGACAAGGCCTGGAGGCTGGAGCTTGGAGCTGCAGAGTAGTGGGGTTTGATTGGGAGCGTCCGAGAGGCAGGATGCAGGATGTAGCGACGTGTGGACAGCAGACTCTGCAAAGAGTGCTGTTTATGAGGTGAGAATGATGATGCGAGGAGACGACAAGGCGTCATTCCATGTCTTTGATGCGCTAAGGCGGGTTATCTCAGCCGACCAGAGGACgacacaccacacacacgcgTGGCTTGGACGCATGTTTGCTGATGCGCCCGagtgtcgtcgtcgtcagccaTATCCATATCAGAAAAAAGAAGGCAGTAGGATTTGACGATCCAGTCCGTCCAAcataaaaaataaaataaaaatacagCAGGACGGGTGGCTTGCACTTGTCGTCTTTCTCACGGGAGCTgcttcttccttcctcccaAAGCTCGGGATGCTTGAGCCGATCGACCCCgcctcactcactcactcaatCAAGGTACCCTACCTGATGAACGTACCCATGAACTTACGAAAAGGTAGGTACGCTCAGGTAACTGGAGGTTCTGTACACACTAACTTACTCCTCGGATATGTACATCGTATTGTACTTGTCTCTACAGTGCGCATCTTGTGGTCGCAGTCTCCCTTCTTGATCCGTCTCTCACCTCGTCCGCTTGGATGGGGAGACTTGGGGGCGTCAGGCTCGCGCTGGACGGCATCTTGGGCTTGTTCTAAACCAAGGTAGCCTCCCAAGCCGTCTGTCAAGTATTTGGGCCCTAGATAACTATCGACATTAAACCAATAACCCAACCGCCCGGTCACGCTAATTTCCCGTCGACAGGCCTTCTGGGGGCTTCGTGAAGCTTGCCTCAATGAAGGTATCCAGCTAGTGAATGCCCTCTTGCTGCTGCCATGGTTCAAGCCACCACGTTGCAACTTGCAACCCACAAACCTGCCTGCATCGTGCGTGTTGTTTCTGTTTCTGTCCGTTGCTTTTATCTCCCACGTTGATCAACTTCACTCCACCTCCTCTATCTTCCACCCATCGATTACGCATGTCCCTGTTGCTCTGCCGATTTTCTCTCTGAGCCACCCGTCCGTCGTCGTATTCTCTTTGCCTTGTTTCACCGCATCCCATATCGCTATCACATCTTTCAAAGGATGGCTTGGTCATTTCGCTTTCGTACGCCGCCGCGGCACTAGCCCTTCTGACAATGCCCAGGTATCAGATACCAAAAGGCAGGGTTGGTTCCCCTCTACACTACGGATGCCGACCGTATAGTCTGCTGTCTGTAAGCGTTCGTCTCTGCTAGTCCGTCTCGGTTGCTGACCGACCTTGTCACTGTGTCTCTTTGTCTCTTGCGTGCGGGCATGCATTTCAGTCCCAACCGCCCGACCGACGTTGATGAGTTCCTTGCGCAGCGCCACTCCGCCTGCGGCTCACAATGTTCAAAACAGTGAGCGCTCGTTTCAGATTGTGCCACTTGACGTTGATGGGCCACTCGGAACTCGCTGAGACCAGCATATCCTCATCACCAATCCTAGCTCTTGCCCAGCAGCCCAGGCAACATGCTTGGCGTGGCCAGCAACCACCCTCATCGACCCGGATGCAGTTCTTGCATGCGAAGGGATGCCCGTCGTCGATCATCGGCTGCCACCAGCCACTCTTTCAACGTCGGACAACACCAGCTGAGACCGCCCACACACCGATACCTACAATAGTCCATTCTTCCCTGTCTATCGACTGCCTCGTCCGACCGCCAGACTCGTGCAGCCTGTGTCCACCATGTGTACATACATATACCCGTGGTCGTGTACACACCCACGGAATTGTACCATTGTACGTCGACATTCGGACGATGGCCAGCCAGCGTTCTCGCTTCCTGCATCGAAGCAACTTATATGGTGGTGcctctctcctcgtcgacgtcgtcgctgccgccccctTCACGGCTACCTGGGTGAAGAGATATGGCACATAATCCGTCTGTCAACGCTGGCAGGAGACGGACACCGAGACAACGCCCTTGATCGTCGACCACAGTGCCATGGACTGACTGTATAATTTTAGCTCGAGGGACCAGACAATCAAGGTTCAGGGGTGTGTGAAATTGCCCTTCCGCCTTTGGTGATTGCCTCCACCAGCCAGAGTGCAAGCTAGGGCGGAACAACATGAGTACGAGAACGAATGGATACAACTTTGACTCCAGTCTTTCATCATTCAGAGCTCATAGCCCAAAGATCCCATTcgcgccgcccttcttcccgCGCCACAATTCCCCACGTTGAACGGGGGGAAAGCGGCTCAGACCTTAGCTCCTGGTCTGCAAGCCACCTTTTGAAAACGGCATTTACTTATGCACACTACCATTGGGTCCTGTTTTCGGCTTTGAGTGGGTTACGGGCATGCTACTGGTGACACAGACAACGGCCATCATCGAGATCGTCCATGTTTACGATGTATACAGCAAGCTTGCACAACTTGACGGCTTTGGTGGATTCTTCTCCGAACGACCTGGTTGACACAAGTGTAGCGGATCACACCTTCACGGGAAATTAATCTTGCAGTACTATGGCACGGTTGCAGTCGCCAAAGCGCGCACAAAAAAGCCTTCCAGCTTCCCTGTCCAGATGGTCTCAGACATCATGAGCGGCACCGCTactccgtcgtcgcctttCACCCTCACCGGCATGACCTGATGCTTATGCCAACTATCGCCAATGGTTTAGCATCCATTGTTGCTAAGAACATATGTCGCGGCGCCACGCGGGGGTTCATTCGGTCAGAAAAAACACAAGTGCGTACTTCCCTTGAACTCCTTGCAGGATGGCCCCAAGAACCTGGCCCCGTCGAATGTACCATCTACCTTGGTGAACTGGCACAGGAGCGTGGTGTTTCTACCGTTGAAACTTATCACGCTTGCTATTAGCCTCAACCCCGTCAATCCGTATCACCACTGAGACTGACCACGGCGGCATGGTCTCGCTGGTGGTGATTCCTGGCACCGTCAGGTACTCTTTGACGATGATGCTGGTCCGCATGGCTCTGCTCCCTCATTATTCGATACTGGCCACTCACACTTGGCGCCCACATAGCTCAACCATTGGACTCGACCCATGTTTCTCCAAACATGCGCCGTTACTGCACTGTGACGGCAGGTCCAATTTTGCGTCGAATCACGGCGAGTCGGACAACAGCGATGATCAAGCACGGAACCCGTTCCTGCTCGGGGCATTGCCGGAGCATTTCAGGTTTCCGGCGCGGGTGCGCAGCAAGCTCCATATTTTAAGACCCGGACGGTGATCATGCAACCCGAAGTGTTTGCGCCGTGGACTGATGCTGTCGGAGCAGGATTGATCATCGCACCTCACACCAAGCCAGGGCGGTTTTTCGGCTTCTTTCTGTTGACCGATACATGGCATGCACCGGTTGCCCGGAAAACGAAAACATTGTGGAAACTTTCGACTTGATGCGAAACTTGCATAAGCGTCGTCCACGTTACTAAGTCTGCGACTCATCACACTCGCTCGTCTGGACGCAGCCTCGATCATGGCCCACCGCGCTATCATTTCTAATCTCGCAGTAATTTGAGCTATTGCAGACAATATGGCGCAGACAAGCCCTTTCCCGCCGTCTGGTCTCGAGTCAAGGCATGCAGCCGTCCGGCAATGACTCGATGTTGCTTGCGGCTTTTCACTCATTAGGGGTCGTCGTCCAAACTAAGCTCTGAGCCAGACACGCTGCGTCGCAGAACTCGCTGGCAGTGGCCCGAAAACCCAGTATCAGACGATGACAGACGGACGGGGTTTGGCGCCCGAGCGGACGTGATCAACGGCAAGATACGTGTCACGTCGAAGGGCCCTGAACTGATCGTTCGTTACCCAAATGCGCCGGCGGTCACCTGCACCTGGGTATTACAGCTGGTAGACTTCGAACGCCATGGGCTGTCCGGCTGAGAGCACCAGGGGATTGAGAGGGAGACATTGCCGCCCTCGGGCCCCAAGAAACGTTGGCCTAGAACGGTCGATGCTCGCCGGTGGCAGGCCCAGGAAACATGCACTGCTCTCCGAAGATTCCGAGTCAGACTGCACACAGAACAAACGATGCCGCACACTAGTCAGCACTGAAGGGAGTTGGGAGGTTCCATGGCCTTCCGGAACGTTTTGATCGCCATTCTCCTGAACGAGTCGGAAGGCCAAAAGCGCACGGGCGGAGGATTCCTTCTCGTTTCAAACCCGTTTCCTTCACCACAGAAGCATAGGTTCTATCCATAATGATTTATGTAAGCTTGAGCGTGTCCTGCCTGTCCCCAAACAGTCACCCAAGGGCTTGTCAGGCAGGAGTCCCCTTCAGCGGGTTTGCCAGAGCAAGGATTTGTGTGCAAGTTGGTCGTGCCTTACACGGGCTTGACCAGCCTTCCTTCCGACGTTAACGAGGTTTCTCCGGCGCGGTTGCGGATCAAACAGCGACGGCAAGAGGCAGCAGTGGACTGGAGATGATAAGGCCATGGCAACTTTCTTGTTGACAGCGAGGCTTTGGTGGCCCCATCCGGTGCCTCGAGGCCGAAAATAAAGGGGACCAAAGCTCTGGCCGAGTGTTCAGCGGTCCAAGTTGGACCTGGAAAGCTCATGTCTGGGGCACGTGCTGGGATCGAACAAAGTTCAACTCGGTCAAGTTCGCGGTTCAACTTCTACATGTTACGTGTGCAGCCTAGCCGTTGCAGGAGTCTCCGCCCTGTCGCAGATTCAACGGCTTCGCCGGGACAGATGGTGCCGCACAGGCGAGGACTAAATCTGCTCAGTGGGGGGGAGTTTCGGGTTGAGCGTCGAAGCCGGAGGGAGAACTTGTATTTCTTCGCGTCTGAAAGCACAGAAGCAGGGCCGGGTTCTTTGATCGCGGACTTTAACGCGTACAgtggccggcatcgtcggaTATCAAACCACGGAGCATGCGTCTCACTCCCCAATGACATAGGTGcagccctcgccgccaatCCAGACCTCATGCacgcggccggcgtcgacatcaATACGGTCACCAACGCCATAGGTAACCTTCTCGGGCCTCTCGTCGTTGGGGTACGTGATGGTCAGGTCGCCGCGGAGGATCAGATGGGTTGTCAGACCGCGATGCGAGTGCGGGGGATAGTGCGCATTTCTGGGGTTTGGGCGTCAGTTCGTGCAGCTTGGTCctttggggagggggggccagTCTGAGAGGGGCCAACATCACGTACGGTCCGTCGGTCCAGGTAAAGACGTGGGGGAATCCCCATGATTTGACCTCGGTCTCGCTGCCTCGTTGCGATATGGCCTTTTGGGacatgacggcgatgaggcAGTTGTGCCAGCTGAGGGCGCGTTCTCTTGTGCCTAGTGAGGACGATGCAAGGGAGCGGTTGCGCCACGGTTCGGATAGGTATGTCTAGTCCGGGACTGGGTAGGACGTTGCCTAGATTGGAGGTCTGGGGGTTACAGCCGGTAGTTCTGACCCAAGGGGTCGGGGGTTTGGAGGAATTGACTatcgagaagggcgagagGCTGGTAAGCGTCGGTGCCGACGGTTCAAAAGGACGATACGCGGTCTGTTGTTGTGGAGATGTTGCAAACGTTGGGTTGGATGCCAACCGATGTTGACTGGCGTCATGCGTGATGAAGGTCCGTCTGCAGCGCCAAGGTCGAGTGGTTCACACGCATGCACGCACGCtcgcacgcacacacacacacacacatacacccCACTTGCCCCCGAGTGCCCCGATCCCGTGTCGGTGTCCGGTAGGCGCAGTAGAGACGGAGGAACGTGTTGGggggaagacggagaagcaCCGGCGTTCGCCTGCCTTTAGCGCGGTGATGAGCATGCGCAGCGCGGCCGAGGCAGGCGCCGCTGGGCAAACGGGCAAACGGGCAAGCGGGCAAGCGGGCAAGCGGACCCAGTGGAGAGTTCCCGCAACGGGGAATGTTTGGTTCAATGTTTTCCAGGCAGCTTttcccatccatcatcccctTTGCCCACTTTGGCTCTTCCCACCTTTTTTCCTGGTCATTCAACGGCACGCGCACTCGAGTCCCTCAACCTTAGCACGCCCATGATATCATTTCTAATAGGGATCAACCCACTCATACGAGATTTACCCGTACGGGGAATGCTATGTTTATCCCGGATTGTGGACTCGAGGCAAGGCCAGCACTAGCAGCAACATGTCTCGGCCGTCAGGCATTGTCACATTGAGCATGTCACCGATGACAGCTTGAGATACCCTGTCTGTTGACTGTTGGTTGTAGGCGGACGCTGAGCCGGCGAGgcgacaacctcgacgaggcaAACGGGCTGAGTGAGAGTGCCTGCCACAACGGAATGCAATGCGACGCTCGCCTATGTTCTGTCCAATAGCTCCctgaagaaagagagagagagagagagacaaagagAGGAAAGGTTGACGCAACAGGGCAGACTCTTTTTGCGTGTTGGGGCTGAAATCAGCCCGAATTCCTCGTGTGACGGCGGTTCACGTCGGTCGGGGTGCAGAAGCGACGGGGCAGGGCACGGCAGACTCGACCCATCCTCGTGGACGGCACCACACACCAGGCACCGAGATCAAAGCAAGACGATAgggatagagagagagagagag belongs to Colletotrichum higginsianum IMI 349063 chromosome 5, whole genome shotgun sequence and includes:
- a CDS encoding Proteophosphoglycan ppg4, producing the protein MGNTHSTESLQNQRDYGESNGKRSPHKLSKPRVGNHASPTPSTQAPRLLSSHSRTASYSLPPSRSNSQFAPQVLSCAPSPVRASSASQLSTLVPALDDPPLAEPEARPTKNWKRRASLFRSKSSHGPRKDRRRDTLMLGPPVPDRMSRANSMTWETQREMNTSRQVQVESWHVPGNRQSINYNLMSYESRRLLNLTEDLAACEESSIVSDNTFEVSPNTWKSSHPHQPAVAQLPRANSEVSLYAPVRRRSVIQTPGLATRLPTESPASRRSSLRYSGPTTPAGGRSRLNSIESSAHCIQPLTEVAPDDDYLPPPATEPVERALTPSDMDYRPLGFMKFGSLRITNGAASPLPSPVFEPQSKAEVTESRNGNEEHYLVQGTDLGKSESDSKNVETTASTMHTSTALSPINTSILTVESRRLRPNSPLGPESQTTSKHTALEDDLSADDVQLEYSAEVLTVRNDPNAKPSLERLRAEQSHKNSLAISRTDSGVVASPTAEQPKSLSKADSGYSSNISLRSFHGKQPAAGNDQRRCAALEDSEDEQPDSIVSPIAAVSNGSPNIDPINQADDLAADPSLPASSTLPPLPPKDEFLASPKSTKMTVTSPKFFFNLNAAGHSFRKDRKVPTAIDSANPVEDGPTSSESVRSGGASCDKSASALSIGTGSQRAGKFQRLMSGYGMRGPPAVHATHPSDKPVPSVPGDVQARLDEHSERFPTTSKRLTLRTQASKDTLNTIFSVSSNFLGVVPGHAEAEQAPLLLVDAGQVARKPAELSEKPRIPRRRSFQSIPASIAHAASSVMPRRSIHRKPLPPAFTDRTGFVAEPRTDEIQVGFESSITAIDNVGESVGKSAFDQAFMALAHHKPVHAPRERTLTMTAQMERSMAMPFHPIESMTPTSQHPGPRAYQNLQVPDLAAKRKTSPPISLHTRNPMNARKQAPRPKSAHSSETNQSRRQTLSRQNSRETIHSYPSTSAAAALDDALSVPPIPLMSPRRGMPVTEQPYAMRHMTVEDKWRPTNGCGSETGQDTRPAMRSLSTSVGHHQQRQLRHRSSYESYTQSGGPVARGPPALNLSPSQSGSYYQQQLINVQQQQWEQQGYYSPDAIQPGLSRSRSRSRSVHANDNPPYRVLHSYNSPAYRNVPIWG